In Treponema denticola, one genomic interval encodes:
- a CDS encoding ATP-binding cassette domain-containing protein gives MGEIFDLKKEIADEGYWIKPEKILGNIEIKDLIFRYGTRKPVLNKISLNINAGESIGFVGASGSGKTSLIKLLLKFYSPESGSIKIDGHNIEELKAELIISDKDIAELKIGMEVNLKFTALPPSEYGVLKGVITNISNDSFNNQNTSSFFLVDTDILSSSLKNNEQKEVKLKPGMSTEAHIIIKRKTIIKFILEKLDFVK, from the coding sequence TTGGGGGAAATTTTCGATTTAAAAAAGGAAATAGCAGATGAAGGGTATTGGATAAAACCTGAAAAAATTTTAGGCAATATCGAAATCAAAGACCTGATTTTTAGATATGGAACACGTAAGCCTGTTTTAAATAAGATATCTTTAAATATAAATGCAGGAGAAAGTATAGGCTTTGTCGGAGCATCAGGCTCGGGAAAAACAAGCCTTATTAAACTGCTTTTAAAATTTTATTCGCCTGAATCAGGCTCAATAAAAATTGACGGACATAATATTGAAGAATTAAAAGCCGAGTTGATAATATCTGATAAGGATATAGCCGAATTAAAAATCGGTATGGAAGTAAATTTAAAATTTACGGCACTTCCGCCTTCTGAATACGGTGTTTTAAAGGGGGTAATTACAAATATTTCCAATGATAGCTTTAATAATCAAAATACTTCCTCATTTTTTTTAGTTGATACCGATATCCTTTCTTCTTCTTTAAAAAATAATGAGCAAAAGGAAGTTAAGTTAAAGCCCGGAATGAGTACCGAAGCCCATATTATAATAAAACGTAAAACAATTATAAAATTTATTTTAGAAAAACTGGATTTTGTTAAATGA
- a CDS encoding retropepsin-like aspartic protease encodes MLKLCRRFLFFLLCLILFSCKGLTEKNINNQEKIFEFEVRSEARIVLPAKLGNVSCNLMIDTGCDSSVISEEFANKIGKRFLFPTIIKTFSGSGISLGGRWKSKDVLKIGSFNFGKLQFVIGELDDFMLKNIHGIIGTDILQKCILKLDYSKGKGYLIPRQIFDDKEYSRYEKVKIDKKSLMPVEVENKKYKLLVDSCAAGVFLDIDNKITFTDSVVLKNIETQYNTIVSPMKINGKLCLSQKGIKLNNITIGDIVYQTYKFSKKFIFAAEDIVAGMIFISKLNWIFDYYNNSVYIFKPDNFTSDFKEYKIEEVVLYRKLNALWLKWKNNENPLINITDIKNSDKIIEINGVPFKDCIEKLGYEKGYDVFLSGIESLDFDSLTVIRENKKVILNRKEKK; translated from the coding sequence ATGTTAAAGCTTTGCCGGAGATTTTTATTTTTTTTACTTTGTTTGATTCTATTTTCATGTAAAGGACTTACTGAAAAGAATATTAATAATCAAGAAAAAATATTTGAATTTGAAGTACGTTCTGAAGCTAGGATAGTTCTTCCGGCAAAACTTGGTAATGTGTCTTGTAACTTAATGATAGATACAGGATGTGATTCTTCGGTCATCTCAGAAGAATTTGCAAATAAAATCGGTAAGAGGTTTTTATTTCCTACAATTATTAAGACATTTTCAGGAAGCGGTATTAGCCTTGGCGGCAGATGGAAATCAAAGGATGTATTAAAAATAGGAAGTTTTAATTTCGGAAAGTTACAATTTGTTATTGGTGAACTTGATGATTTTATGCTAAAAAATATTCACGGAATAATCGGTACTGATATTTTACAAAAATGTATTTTAAAATTAGATTATTCAAAAGGGAAAGGGTATCTTATTCCTCGGCAGATTTTCGATGATAAGGAATACTCAAGATATGAAAAAGTAAAGATAGATAAAAAAAGTTTGATGCCTGTAGAAGTTGAAAATAAAAAATATAAGTTACTCGTAGATTCGTGTGCAGCAGGTGTTTTTTTGGATATCGATAATAAAATAACTTTTACCGATTCGGTTGTTTTAAAAAACATTGAAACGCAGTATAACACTATTGTTTCCCCTATGAAAATTAATGGTAAATTGTGCCTGTCTCAAAAAGGGATAAAATTAAATAATATTACTATTGGTGATATTGTGTATCAGACATATAAATTCTCTAAAAAATTTATATTTGCTGCAGAGGATATAGTAGCAGGTATGATATTTATATCCAAGTTAAATTGGATTTTTGATTATTACAATAATTCGGTATATATTTTTAAACCCGATAATTTTACTTCCGATTTTAAAGAATATAAAATTGAAGAAGTTGTTTTGTACCGTAAATTAAATGCTCTATGGTTAAAATGGAAAAATAATGAAAATCCTCTTATAAATATAACAGATATTAAAAACAGTGATAAAATTATTGAAATCAATGGAGTGCCTTTTAAAGACTGTATTGAAAAACTGGGCTATGAAAAAGGCTATGACGTTTTTTTATCGGGAATTGAAAGTTTAGATTTTGATTCTCTTACCGTTATAAGGGAAAATAAAAAAGTTATTCTAAATCGAAAAGAAAAAAAATAG
- a CDS encoding S41 family peptidase has product MKITFNKKFIIKFLLYSCLAAFFISAIILSKKKEEPKRFISFEKMKTDYEYFWDFIYTGYPFTEVCERQGVDLKYLKKTSFSNLEKVYTEKDYYEFYNLLCRAITSDKYFGHLYPNNVSYSTYFDGNFSSKLFDDYRSLVHNFYSNFAKQSGLNLRHSVYPAKDSPAEIYVSQKIIEDKKIAYIKINSFLIKGIGQKLQYIKDIDKFFLETSGYKHIIIDIRDNGGGAYEDALLLIAPHLKENTYYKRYVLYNENKYTKPYLDFMCSRHQSIESIEKSSIPNIQNCGTIKNDKAYAITEYAALRPIMGYKPRKDKKFWLLINNGCYSASDKLASVCKRIGFAVLVGENTGGAGMNGLYPMHFVLPNSGLIFFFDYVYGLNTEGYCQDEVGTVPDIYNLPGKDALETCLEEIKKLGERTNF; this is encoded by the coding sequence ATGAAAATAACTTTTAATAAAAAATTCATTATTAAGTTTTTGCTATATTCTTGTTTAGCAGCTTTTTTTATTTCGGCTATAATATTATCGAAGAAAAAAGAAGAACCGAAACGGTTTATTTCTTTTGAAAAAATGAAGACTGATTATGAATATTTTTGGGATTTTATTTATACAGGTTATCCTTTTACTGAAGTGTGTGAAAGACAGGGTGTTGATTTAAAATACTTAAAAAAAACTTCCTTTTCTAATTTAGAAAAGGTTTATACCGAAAAAGATTATTACGAGTTTTATAACCTGCTTTGCAGAGCTATTACATCAGATAAATATTTTGGACATTTATACCCTAATAATGTATCTTATTCTACATATTTTGACGGCAATTTTTCATCAAAACTTTTTGATGATTACCGTTCTTTGGTTCATAATTTTTATTCTAATTTTGCAAAACAATCCGGATTAAATCTTAGACATTCTGTGTATCCTGCAAAAGATTCTCCGGCTGAAATTTATGTTTCACAAAAAATAATTGAAGATAAAAAAATAGCTTATATAAAGATAAACTCTTTTCTAATTAAAGGTATTGGACAAAAATTACAATATATAAAAGACATAGATAAATTTTTTCTCGAAACATCCGGTTATAAACATATAATAATAGATATAAGGGATAATGGCGGTGGAGCTTATGAAGATGCTCTACTTCTTATAGCACCCCATTTAAAAGAAAATACTTATTATAAGCGCTATGTGTTATATAATGAAAACAAATACACAAAGCCTTACTTGGATTTTATGTGTTCACGCCATCAGAGTATTGAGTCTATAGAAAAATCAAGTATACCTAATATTCAAAATTGCGGAACTATTAAAAATGATAAAGCTTACGCAATAACCGAATATGCTGCTTTAAGACCGATTATGGGATATAAACCTCGTAAAGATAAAAAGTTCTGGCTTCTTATAAATAACGGATGTTATTCTGCAAGTGATAAATTAGCAAGTGTTTGTAAAAGAATAGGTTTTGCCGTATTGGTAGGAGAGAATACAGGTGGGGCAGGAATGAATGGGCTTTACCCCATGCACTTTGTTTTACCCAATAGCGGATTAATATTCTTTTTTGATTATGTTTACGGACTAAATACTGAAGGTTATTGCCAAGATGAAGTAGGTACAGTTCCCGATATTTATAATCTTCCAGGTAAAGATGCCTTAGAGACCTGCTTGGAGGAAATCAAAAAGTTAGGGGAGAGGACAAACTTTTGA
- a CDS encoding S41 family peptidase: protein MSKNNDMVFDTLLSQKNKDADYKYFWDFIYNGYPFKEVCERVGANLKMIQEENYKKLSNLSTEREYYDFYKNLCTEITSGKNIGHLLVMSYDSYIREFEPNTEKLRKYRFIINSFYKRLGTTQDEKDFFKLRPSYISYKIVEPEKIVYLKIDSFYTLDRQHYEQYAIDIWNFLRNTAGYKHIIIDIRDNGGGYLDNYTIIIQPNTGGKNLKIKQYVLYNDNKYTKLHIEDIFKTTYIKLISKKNIKGVKNCGTLRNDKAFVFENVIVYCPLNYYKPCKDKKFWLLVNRGSFSASDSFAYTCKQSGFATVIGENTGGSGLNSPFIGPQRMVLPNSGLVIRYDFGYGLNEDGTSNAEFGTAPDIYNLPGKDALETCLETIRKLESRD, encoded by the coding sequence GTGTCTAAAAATAATGATATGGTATTTGATACTCTATTATCACAAAAGAATAAAGATGCTGATTATAAGTATTTTTGGGATTTTATTTATAACGGTTATCCTTTTAAAGAGGTTTGTGAACGAGTTGGTGCAAATTTAAAAATGATACAGGAAGAAAACTATAAAAAACTATCAAATTTAAGTACTGAAAGAGAGTATTATGATTTTTATAAAAATTTATGTACAGAAATAACATCTGGTAAGAATATAGGTCATCTTTTAGTAATGAGTTATGACTCTTATATTCGAGAGTTTGAGCCAAATACTGAAAAATTGCGTAAATACCGCTTTATTATAAATAGTTTTTATAAAAGATTGGGAACAACGCAAGATGAAAAAGATTTTTTTAAACTAAGACCTTCTTATATTTCTTATAAAATAGTTGAACCGGAAAAAATAGTGTATCTTAAAATAGATTCATTTTATACGCTAGATCGGCAGCACTATGAGCAATATGCTATAGATATATGGAATTTTCTTAGAAATACAGCCGGCTATAAGCATATAATAATTGATATCCGTGATAACGGCGGAGGATATTTAGATAACTACACTATTATCATTCAACCGAATACAGGCGGAAAGAATTTAAAAATTAAACAATATGTTTTATATAATGATAATAAATATACAAAACTCCATATAGAGGATATATTTAAAACAACTTACATAAAATTAATATCTAAAAAAAATATTAAAGGAGTAAAAAATTGCGGTACTTTGAGGAATGATAAAGCTTTTGTTTTTGAAAATGTAATCGTATATTGTCCGTTAAATTATTATAAACCGTGTAAAGATAAAAAATTTTGGCTTCTTGTAAATAGGGGTTCTTTTTCTGCTTCGGATAGTTTTGCCTATACTTGTAAGCAAAGCGGATTTGCAACTGTTATAGGTGAGAACACGGGAGGTTCAGGTTTGAATAGCCCTTTTATCGGCCCCCAAAGGATGGTTCTGCCCAATAGCGGCTTGGTAATAAGATATGATTTTGGATATGGGCTTAACGAAGATGGTACATCAAATGCCGAATTCGGCACCGCTCCCGATATTTATAATCTTCCCGGTAAGGATGCCTTAGAGACCTGCTTGGAAACTATAAGAAAATTAGAATCGAGAGATTAA
- a CDS encoding S41 family peptidase: MNKRTLFTLITVLVIAGIAACIIFIYYIPYQKEYALYKDTFMPKQKMQDDFDYVWDFVENGYPFKNVCIRAGSDLKNIKEEYTNRLHEPKNEFEYYLFYLGLFNKITKEKQVGHLNIYDMSSVHPVTKKVQNTRLYDNDAEVRQFYEKAFMCLNDVSGIHINKLEALLKKYNVNLPIEDSDKEKIDESMLISKIIKEKKIAYIGIKGFSPYNKAEYINRLCNMLKSFEGYEHLIIDVRENIGGDKYIWSKYLVSPIIKESGELYAKIAYDSENEYFKKYESNFLQRKMGQSGNLESFQFAEQNKEDKDHFDSIINYGFGIHPGDNDTNFTINFTGRIWLLINGKTQSAADRFAYFAKGKKRNAEPFATLVGENTGGIGLNLLSSRLYLKLPESNMLIQSDMTYGLNPDGSCHDEVGTAPDIYNLPGKDALETCLETIKNLEQKD; encoded by the coding sequence ATGAATAAAAGAACATTATTTACACTCATCACAGTTTTAGTTATTGCCGGAATTGCAGCTTGCATTATTTTTATTTATTATATTCCGTATCAAAAAGAATATGCTTTATATAAAGATACTTTTATGCCTAAACAAAAGATGCAAGATGATTTTGATTATGTATGGGACTTCGTTGAAAACGGTTATCCTTTTAAAAATGTATGTATCAGAGCCGGATCCGATTTGAAAAACATTAAGGAAGAGTATACCAATCGTTTGCATGAACCGAAAAATGAATTTGAATATTATTTATTTTATCTTGGGCTTTTTAATAAAATTACAAAAGAAAAACAGGTGGGACATTTAAATATATATGATATGAGTTCTGTACATCCTGTTACAAAAAAAGTACAAAATACACGGCTTTATGATAATGATGCCGAGGTCAGGCAGTTTTATGAAAAAGCCTTTATGTGTTTGAATGATGTAAGCGGAATTCACATAAATAAATTGGAAGCCTTGCTTAAAAAATATAATGTTAATTTGCCTATTGAAGATAGTGATAAAGAAAAAATTGATGAGAGTATGCTCATATCTAAAATTATTAAAGAGAAAAAAATAGCCTATATCGGTATAAAAGGTTTTTCTCCATATAACAAGGCCGAGTACATAAACCGTCTTTGTAATATGTTAAAATCTTTTGAAGGATATGAACATTTAATTATTGATGTACGTGAAAATATAGGCGGAGATAAGTATATTTGGTCTAAATATCTTGTTTCTCCTATAATTAAAGAAAGCGGTGAACTTTATGCTAAAATAGCTTATGACAGTGAGAATGAATATTTTAAAAAATATGAATCAAATTTTCTACAACGCAAAATGGGACAATCGGGAAATCTTGAAAGTTTTCAATTTGCCGAACAAAATAAAGAAGATAAAGACCACTTTGATTCTATAATAAATTATGGTTTCGGTATTCATCCGGGAGATAATGATACTAATTTCACAATTAATTTTACCGGCCGGATTTGGCTTTTAATAAATGGAAAAACTCAGTCTGCAGCAGATCGGTTTGCTTATTTTGCAAAAGGAAAAAAAAGAAATGCTGAACCTTTTGCAACCTTGGTAGGAGAAAATACCGGCGGCATAGGCCTTAACCTATTGTCAAGCCGCTTATATTTGAAGCTTCCCGAAAGTAATATGCTGATACAAAGCGATATGACCTATGGGTTAAATCCTGACGGTTCTTGTCATGACGAAGTAGGCACCGCTCCCGATATTTATAATCTTCCAGGTAAAGATGCCTTAGAGACCTGCTTGGAAACTATAAAAAATTTAGAGCAGAAAGACTAG
- a CDS encoding S41 family peptidase — MKRKKLILKAIWVSFISLYIIISLLISKKHDTISGFISAEKMKADYEYFWDFIYNGYPFTEVCERKGADLKEIRQSGYRYLTDPMMQYGYYSFYMDLCRKITNGRYMGHLYPANYYDFRSNFYTIPIYKNFIKDMPLINSFYNKLRKVSELNTQKKIFISSLTNRFPMLVNNNTNNKLKVNKNVIEEGKIAYIKIHSFYIDSNFERNEYIKFVDEFFIETYNYKHIIIDIRNNGGGSERNYECLITPNLEKNISFFYYYLYNENKYTNIWIKDLFKEYPKTKEKIEKSEIPNVKNCGTVKNDEAIKLKNVLASKPIFGHKPRTGKKFWLLVNGGSYSAADRFADVCKNTGFAKLVGERTGGAGTNGIYPVYIVLPNSGLLIKFDFMYGLTEDGYCTDEFGTAPDIYNLPGKDALETCLETIRKLESRD; from the coding sequence ATGAAAAGGAAAAAACTAATACTTAAAGCCATTTGGGTTTCTTTTATATCATTATATATTATAATTTCTCTTCTCATCTCAAAAAAACATGATACAATATCCGGTTTTATTTCTGCCGAAAAAATGAAAGCCGACTATGAATATTTTTGGGATTTTATTTATAACGGCTACCCCTTTACCGAAGTTTGTGAACGCAAGGGAGCGGATTTAAAAGAAATAAGGCAGTCTGGATATAGGTATTTAACGGATCCTATGATGCAGTATGGATATTATTCTTTCTATATGGATTTATGCAGAAAAATTACAAATGGTAGGTACATGGGACACCTTTATCCCGCTAATTATTATGATTTTCGCTCTAATTTTTATACAATACCTATATATAAGAATTTCATAAAAGATATGCCTCTCATTAATTCATTTTACAATAAGTTGAGGAAGGTATCGGAACTTAATACTCAAAAAAAAATATTTATATCTTCTCTTACTAATAGATTTCCTATGCTTGTAAATAATAATACTAATAATAAGTTAAAAGTAAATAAAAACGTAATTGAAGAAGGTAAAATAGCCTATATTAAAATTCATTCATTTTATATAGATTCGAATTTTGAAAGAAATGAATATATAAAATTTGTTGATGAGTTCTTTATTGAAACTTATAATTATAAACATATAATAATTGATATAAGAAATAATGGCGGCGGCTCTGAACGCAATTATGAATGTTTAATAACTCCTAATTTAGAAAAAAATATAAGCTTTTTTTACTATTATCTTTATAATGAAAACAAATATACAAATATTTGGATAAAAGATCTTTTTAAAGAATATCCTAAAACAAAAGAAAAGATAGAAAAATCTGAAATACCCAATGTAAAAAATTGCGGGACAGTAAAAAATGATGAGGCTATAAAACTTAAAAATGTATTGGCCTCTAAACCTATATTCGGTCATAAACCTCGTACAGGTAAAAAATTTTGGCTTCTTGTAAATGGGGGTTCATATTCGGCGGCAGATCGTTTTGCTGATGTTTGTAAAAACACGGGGTTTGCAAAACTAGTCGGCGAAAGGACCGGTGGAGCGGGCACAAATGGAATATATCCTGTTTATATAGTTTTACCTAACAGCGGTTTATTGATAAAGTTTGATTTTATGTACGGTTTAACTGAAGATGGATATTGTACAGACGAATTTGGAACCGCCCCCGATATTTATAATCTTCCCGGTAAAGATGCCTTAGAGACATGTTTGGAAACTATAAGAAAATTAGAATCGAGAGATTAA
- a CDS encoding peptidase domain-containing ABC transporter: MKLIRQFDGTDCGAACLAMVASHYKAKYSVTSIREIAGTDTHGTNLAGLVKAGEAMGFSVQVLKGDKEALSQDLPLPFIVHIKKCEEKREFFHFVVVKKLKNKKLTIYDPSGEKKKIDIEEFAKTWTGYTVFLSPSAEFKIQDNTKGFFERFAPLLKPYIHEIIQVIIASFLLTFLGIISSLYFRYIIDDVIYSKAFTSLTSLSIGIIVLTLFSSGLSAVRSHIILFFSLKMDYHLIFSYFKHVFSLPIKFFDTRKTGEILSRINDAQKVRSALSGTAVSVVIDSCMVIIAGVVLYFKSPFLFWIGLITVPLSSIIIWLFSKKFAKGYRELMGQLSEVQSYLVEAVSGAASLKALNAEDSVYDEYEKREVKAVKINYRLGVLSNIQSFLNSILTGWSSNIIFFVGTYLILKDQFTVGQLISFNALLGFFTGPLQRFLTLQPSLQEAVWGKFSI; this comes from the coding sequence ATGAAACTTATCAGGCAGTTTGACGGGACGGATTGCGGGGCGGCTTGTCTTGCGATGGTTGCATCCCATTACAAAGCAAAATACTCTGTAACATCGATCCGTGAGATTGCCGGAACCGATACGCACGGTACAAATCTTGCGGGTCTTGTAAAAGCGGGTGAGGCTATGGGCTTTTCGGTGCAAGTTTTAAAAGGCGATAAGGAAGCTCTAAGCCAAGACCTGCCGCTTCCCTTTATTGTCCATATAAAAAAATGTGAAGAAAAAAGAGAATTTTTTCATTTTGTTGTTGTCAAAAAATTAAAAAACAAAAAACTTACAATATACGATCCTTCCGGGGAAAAGAAAAAAATTGATATTGAAGAGTTTGCAAAAACATGGACGGGGTATACTGTTTTTCTTAGTCCCTCAGCCGAGTTTAAAATACAGGATAATACCAAAGGATTTTTTGAACGCTTTGCTCCGCTTTTAAAACCCTATATCCACGAAATAATTCAAGTTATAATAGCATCTTTTTTATTGACCTTTTTGGGTATTATAAGTTCCCTTTATTTTAGATACATAATAGATGATGTAATTTACTCAAAAGCTTTTACATCTCTTACAAGTCTTTCTATAGGAATAATTGTTTTAACTCTTTTTTCGTCAGGACTTTCTGCGGTGCGTTCTCATATTATTTTGTTTTTTTCGTTAAAAATGGATTACCATCTTATCTTTTCATATTTTAAGCATGTGTTTTCTCTGCCTATAAAATTTTTTGATACAAGAAAAACGGGCGAAATTCTTTCCCGCATAAATGATGCTCAAAAGGTCCGTTCTGCCCTTTCAGGAACTGCCGTTTCGGTTGTCATTGATTCTTGTATGGTAATTATTGCAGGCGTGGTACTTTATTTTAAATCTCCCTTTCTTTTTTGGATAGGTCTTATTACCGTGCCTTTATCTTCCATTATAATATGGCTTTTTTCAAAAAAATTTGCAAAGGGCTACCGTGAGCTTATGGGACAATTATCCGAAGTACAGTCATACTTGGTTGAAGCCGTTTCAGGGGCGGCCTCATTAAAAGCTCTTAATGCAGAAGATTCAGTTTATGATGAATATGAAAAAAGAGAGGTTAAGGCCGTAAAAATAAACTATAGGCTTGGAGTTTTAAGCAATATTCAGTCTTTTTTAAATTCTATTTTGACGGGTTGGAGTTCCAACATTATTTTTTTTGTAGGGACTTATTTAATTTTAAAAGATCAATTTACTGTAGGACAGCTTATCTCATTCAATGCTCTTTTGGGCTTTTTTACAGGCCCTTTACAGAGGTTTTTGACGCTGCAGCCTAGTTTGCAGGAAGCCGTTTGGGGGAAATTTTCGATTTAA
- a CDS encoding S41 family peptidase produces the protein MKADYEYFWDFIYTGYPFTEVCERAGGDLKQIKNETYEDLKKLKTEAEYCSFYYSLCEKISSKKHFGHLFAVSQHAYKEHFYQQESNIVLSSYIPLITKFYENVVKEYGKNKNEYDLTITKKIIDENNIAYIKINSFYQSTYNEQEAYIKAVNDFFIQTENYEHIIIDISENKGGFPENAVYLIEGNIKRNTYFEKYGLYTENKFTKPYIDILFQKNNRIKKIDISKVPNIGNREKEKFDKAFYIKDYVAVRPILNYKPCKDKKFWILISRKTYSASDELADTCKRIGFATLVGENTGGSGGGIHWPMHIVLPNSGLLIMFDFMYSLNPDGSCHDETGTAPDIYNLPGKDALETCLEEIRKLESRD, from the coding sequence ATGAAGGCAGATTATGAATATTTTTGGGACTTTATTTATACGGGTTATCCTTTTACTGAAGTGTGTGAAAGAGCTGGAGGCGATTTAAAACAAATAAAGAATGAAACTTATGAGGATTTAAAAAAATTAAAAACTGAAGCCGAGTATTGTAGTTTTTATTATTCTCTATGTGAAAAGATTAGCTCAAAGAAACACTTTGGACATTTATTTGCGGTTTCACAACATGCTTATAAAGAACACTTTTACCAACAAGAATCCAACATTGTTTTATCATCATATATTCCGCTTATAACAAAATTTTATGAAAACGTGGTAAAAGAATACGGAAAAAATAAAAATGAATATGATTTGACTATCACAAAAAAAATAATCGATGAGAATAATATTGCTTACATTAAAATTAATTCTTTTTATCAATCAACATATAATGAACAAGAGGCATATATAAAGGCTGTTAATGATTTTTTTATTCAAACTGAAAACTATGAACACATAATTATAGATATTTCAGAAAATAAAGGCGGTTTTCCTGAAAATGCTGTTTATTTAATTGAAGGAAATATAAAAAGAAATACTTATTTTGAAAAATACGGCTTATATACTGAAAATAAATTTACCAAACCTTATATAGATATTTTATTTCAAAAAAATAATCGTATTAAAAAAATTGATATATCAAAAGTGCCGAATATTGGTAATAGAGAGAAAGAAAAATTTGATAAGGCTTTTTATATTAAAGACTATGTTGCGGTAAGACCAATATTGAATTATAAACCTTGTAAAGATAAAAAATTCTGGATTCTTATAAGTAGAAAAACTTATTCGGCATCTGACGAGCTAGCCGATACTTGTAAAAGGATAGGTTTTGCAACTTTAGTAGGAGAAAATACAGGCGGATCTGGCGGAGGCATTCACTGGCCTATGCATATAGTTTTACCTAATAGCGGTTTATTGATAATGTTTGATTTCATGTACAGTCTCAACCCTGACGGCTCTTGTCATGACGAAACAGGCACCGCCCCCGATATTTATAATCTCCCCGGTAAAGATGCCTTAGAGACCTGCTTGGAAGAGATAAGAAAGTTAGAATCGAGAGATTAA
- a CDS encoding S41 family peptidase, whose protein sequence is MKRKKLILKAIWVSLISLFIIMSLLISKKHDTIPGFISAEKMKADYEYFWDFIYNGYPFTEVCERKGIDLGQIKRTGYRYLSDPMMQHGYYSFYKDLCRKITGNRYIGHLYPSDYFDYKKIFKQTTAQFPLREQKTLIDNFYASMPKTGAFAEKNNMLYADDFKNINPPLMGTRKYSKPYTKIINTDYIAYIKINSFLITEGKEKQEYIKVLEDFFIETANYKHIIIDIQNNGGGYIENYEAIISPNIKENLTIVFYGLYNENKYTDIYLGMFLNYNDVKKLKKNEVPNIENCGTIKNDKAYILKNIIFSRSAKGYKPCDDKKFWLLISSDVYSGADRFAYVCKKTGFATVIGTNTGGAGTNGESPMYIALPNSGLLIKFDFMYGLTDDGYCTDEFGTAPDIYNLPGKDALETCLETIRKLESRD, encoded by the coding sequence ATGAAAAGGAAAAAACTAATACTTAAAGCCATTTGGGTTTCTCTTATATCATTATTTATTATAATGTCTCTTCTTATCTCAAAAAAACATGATACGATACCAGGTTTTATTTCCGCCGAAAAAATGAAAGCTGACTATGAATATTTTTGGGATTTTATTTATAACGGCTATCCATTTACCGAAGTATGTGAACGCAAAGGAATTGATTTAGGACAAATAAAACGGACAGGATATAGGTATTTATCGGATCCCATGATGCAGCATGGATATTATTCTTTTTATAAGGATTTATGCAGAAAAATTACAGGAAATAGATATATAGGCCATCTTTATCCTTCAGATTATTTTGATTATAAGAAAATATTTAAGCAGACTACAGCTCAGTTTCCATTGCGTGAACAAAAAACTTTGATAGATAATTTTTATGCTTCAATGCCTAAAACAGGTGCTTTTGCCGAGAAAAACAATATGCTATATGCAGATGATTTTAAAAATATAAATCCTCCGTTGATGGGGACTCGTAAGTACTCAAAACCATATACAAAGATAATAAATACTGATTATATTGCATACATAAAAATCAATTCTTTTCTTATAACGGAAGGGAAAGAAAAGCAAGAGTATATAAAAGTCTTGGAAGATTTTTTTATTGAAACGGCAAATTATAAACATATAATTATCGATATACAAAATAATGGAGGCGGATATATTGAAAATTATGAAGCAATAATATCTCCAAATATAAAGGAAAATCTGACAATAGTTTTTTATGGTCTTTATAATGAAAATAAATATACTGATATTTATTTAGGTATGTTTTTGAACTATAACGATGTAAAAAAATTAAAAAAGAATGAAGTTCCAAATATAGAAAACTGCGGTACTATAAAAAACGATAAGGCTTATATATTAAAAAATATAATTTTTTCTCGTTCTGCTAAGGGATATAAACCTTGTGATGATAAAAAGTTTTGGCTTCTTATAAGCAGTGATGTATACTCAGGAGCAGATCGTTTTGCTTATGTGTGTAAAAAAACAGGATTTGCTACAGTGATCGGTACCAATACGGGAGGTGCCGGAACAAATGGTGAATCGCCTATGTACATTGCTCTTCCCAACAGCGGCTTATTGATAAAGTTTGATTTTATGTACGGTTTAACCGACGACGGATATTGTACCGATGAGTTCGGCACCGCTCCCGATATTTATAATCTCCCCGGAAAGGATGCCTTAGAGACCTGCTTGGAAACTATAAGAAAATTAGAATCGAGAGATTAA